The following proteins come from a genomic window of Deinococcus terrestris:
- a CDS encoding glycosyltransferase gives MSMGVTRDPDRPVRALHLVGPMNRGGVESWLMTLLRHADRRVLALDLLTTAEQPAAYDEEIRSLGARLLRLPPASPLSYRSKLLGLLRAYGPYDAVHSHLHFFSGWPLLAARQAEVPVRAITSHIDSRSLDRQASRLRHVYHAAARQLILRSANRKMAVSPEAAAALYGDGWMRRGVTIERLGLDLSALRTLSARDETLRELGLPTDEPVLLSVGRLDKAKNHLFLLDVFAAFLAHHGRGQLLLAGEGPERKHIERRRAERGLTERVHLLGSRPDVPRLLHAADVFILPSLYEGLALALVEAQVVGLPCVIAGQLTPASRLPGAFYRTPFLTDDLSVWVDALNQALAAGRRPGDGSAFDVRTNIQSLLKVYRA, from the coding sequence ATGAGCATGGGTGTGACGCGTGACCCAGACCGGCCTGTGCGGGCGCTGCATCTCGTGGGGCCCATGAACCGGGGGGGTGTCGAGTCCTGGCTGATGACGCTGCTGCGCCACGCTGACCGACGGGTCCTTGCCCTTGATCTACTCACTACTGCAGAGCAGCCCGCCGCCTATGACGAGGAGATTCGCAGCCTGGGCGCACGGCTGCTGCGTCTCCCGCCCGCTTCCCCCTTATCTTACCGTTCCAAGTTGCTCGGACTGCTACGCGCATACGGTCCGTATGACGCGGTACACAGCCATCTCCACTTCTTCTCCGGGTGGCCACTGCTTGCGGCGCGGCAGGCCGAAGTTCCCGTGCGGGCGATCACTTCGCATATCGATAGCCGCTCGCTTGACCGCCAAGCTTCACGGCTCCGTCACGTTTACCATGCCGCAGCGCGCCAGCTGATCTTGCGCAGTGCCAACCGTAAAATGGCGGTCAGTCCGGAAGCTGCCGCGGCCCTTTACGGGGACGGCTGGATGCGGCGCGGCGTGACCATTGAACGCCTTGGTCTGGATCTCAGCGCACTACGTACGCTTTCTGCTCGGGATGAGACCTTGCGGGAACTGGGACTGCCCACCGACGAACCGGTGCTACTGAGTGTGGGACGTTTGGACAAGGCGAAAAATCATCTTTTTCTGCTTGATGTCTTTGCGGCGTTTCTGGCCCATCATGGCCGCGGCCAACTTCTGCTCGCCGGTGAGGGGCCTGAGCGTAAGCACATTGAGCGCCGCCGGGCGGAGCGGGGACTGACAGAACGGGTGCATCTTCTTGGCTCGCGGCCGGACGTACCCCGACTGCTCCACGCGGCAGATGTCTTTATCCTGCCCTCCCTCTATGAGGGGTTGGCTTTGGCACTCGTAGAAGCGCAGGTGGTTGGCCTGCCTTGTGTCATCGCTGGTCAGCTTACGCCAGCCAGTCGACTGCCGGGAGCCTTCTACCGTACTCCATTCCTCACGGATGACCTCTCCGTGTGGGTAGACGCTCTCAATCAGGCGTTGGCGGCAGGACGGAGGCCGGGCGACGGCAGCGCTTTCGATGTGCGGACGAATATTCAGAGCCTGCTGAAGGTCTACCGCGCGTGA